A part of Aegilops tauschii subsp. strangulata cultivar AL8/78 chromosome 2, Aet v6.0, whole genome shotgun sequence genomic DNA contains:
- the LOC109745019 gene encoding proline-rich protein 4: MAAPTRALVLAVLLAIAVANTDAASVVVGLARCADCTRKNMKAEEAFKGLQVAIKCKNVHGDYESKAVGALDGTGAFSVPLAADLHGANCVAQLHSATSNAPCPGQEPSKIVPVSEGTNYGIVAGENTATPSAASPECASMTLCGPIKKHIIEHFHHKKPVPPKPEPKPQPHPDYGPVPKPQPHPDYHPVPLTPTYGGGGGYHGHH, translated from the exons ATGGCGGCTCCGACGAGAGCACTGGTCCTCGCCGTCCTTCTGGCCATCGCCGTCGCCAACACCGACGCGGCGTCGGTCGTGGTCGGCCTGGCCAGGTGCGCCGACTGCACCAGGAAGAACATGAAGGCCGAGGAAGCTTTCAAAG GTCTTCAGGTGGCGATCAAGTGCAAGAACGTCCACGGCGACTACGAGAGCAAGGCAGTCGGTGCCCTCGACGGCACCGGCGCCTTCAGCGTGCCCCTCGCCGCTGACCTCCATGGCGCCAATTGCGTCGCGCAGCTCCACAGCGCCACCTCCAACGCGCCGTGCCCCGGCCAGGAGCCATCCAAGATCGTCCCGGTGTCCGAGGGCACCAACTACGGAATTGTTGCAGGCGAAAACACCGCCACGCCGTCCGCAGCGTCACCGGAGTGCGCGTCCATGACCCTGTGCGGGCCGATCAAGAAGCACATCATCGAGCACTTCCACCACAAAAAGCCCGTGCCACCAAAGCCGGAGCCCAAGCCCCAGCCCCACCCTGACTATGGCCCTGTGCCCAAGCCGCAGCCCCACCCCGACTACCACCCCGTCCCTCTCACCCCCACCTACGGCGGTGGCGGTGGATACCACGGACACCACTGA
- the LOC109775398 gene encoding uncharacterized protein — translation MAAPTAFFLGVCAVLLAAAVANADAASVVVGLAKCAGCTRKDMKAEETFKRLRVAIKCRNVEGEYESKAVGGLDRTGAFSVPLATDLHGADCVVQLHSAASNAPCPGQEPSKIVPLSEGATTFGVVAGAKTTATPSVASPECASAFCPSTPPDIGKKSHGGGHHKKKHNPHKPETKALP, via the coding sequence ATGGCAGCTCCGACAGCATTCTTCCTCGGCGTTTGCGCGGTGCTGCTGGCGGCCGCCGTCGCCAACGCCGACGCGGCTTCCGTGGTGGTCGGCCTGGCCAAGTGCGCCGGCTGCACCAGGAAGGACATGAAGGCCGAGGAAACGTTCAAGCGTCTCCGCGTGGCGATCAAGTGCAGGAACGTCGAGGGCGAGTACGAGAGCAAGGCGGTGGGCGGCCTCGACCGCACCGGCGCCTTCAGCGTGCCCCTGGCCACCGACCTCCACGGCGCCGACTGCGTCGTGCAGCTTCACAGCGCCGCCTCCAATGCGCCGTGCCCCGGCCAGGAGCCGTCCAAGATCGTGCCGCTGTCCGAGGGCGCCACCACCTTCGGCGTCGTTGCCGGCGCCAAGACCACTGCCACGCCGTCGGTGGCGTCCCCGGAGTGCGCGTCGGCCTTCTGCCCCTCGACCCCGCCCGACATCGGGAAGAAGTCCCACGGCGGCGgccaccacaagaagaagcacaACCCGCACAAGCCGGAGACCAAGGCCCTGCCGTAA
- the LOC141040673 gene encoding protein FAR1-RELATED SEQUENCE 5-like — protein MLKFMRCYKKITPQEKFFIQVLQKARLEPRKVMRIFTAMGKPRREIMFDTIDISNIACRDRAAERGTDIADTMKLFADMQRRRPGFHHVEETENNVVRSLFWTDSLCKMNYDLYGDFVSFDTTFSTNIYGLPFAPIIGVDNHGSTVLFGVGLLKDEKIGSFKWLLSMFVEAMGGKEPKYIITDQDQAMKTAIEEALPRTRHKFCWWHIRNNQKENNAAVFAQHPGMSDDLFRIVKNSLDQDEFDRAWKEAISMHKVEGNKHLNMLWELRNFCVPAYFKDCFYPFSSTTTRSESTNSMWKNYVDHKDTIKRFVDAYHMIQQNCLATLDKKRHRTEEKAPSLETGFPIERQASQVYTNEIFRKFQMELWNRTYFKCSDLAKGRAYFFKKITEPGEKVWKPYPGEEFDKSEFRVDVDEQKEIYSCSCKKMSRDGIQCCHVLKVMDQTGMINQLPKSFVIPRWTRNLSESLKVLSTSQGDSMTAQDDETMRFFLAYAELSDIRSNACRKEKAYSVLRECMVDMKIKVMAALAEEPDTCILAKTLKNPPMSGSKGTKKGDQIKAGSEKKGKGNKAASKCGRCRVKGHRKTNCLDNPEVQERMWIEEEKRKSQEEKRARSMKWPTTPTTPSRTSNGSGQCTPSPGGRRHTPATPTTPLTAGSIHQSLASMPESNITQARHTECVQGSPGQGTESAQSIFRKERSEWRLFGTGELYE, from the coding sequence ATGCTGAAGTTCATGAGATGCTATAAGAAGATTACACCTCAGGAGAAATTCTTTATACAAGTGCTGCAGAAGGCGAGGTTAGAACCAAGGAAGGTTATGCGGATTTTTACTGCCATGGGGAAACCGAGGCGAGAAATTATGTTCGACACGATTGACATAAGCAACATTGCATGCCGGGATAGGGCTGCAGAGCGCGGCACTGATATCGCAGACACCATGAAACTGTTTGCCGATATGCAGAGGCGGAGGCCGGGATTCCACCATGTGGAAGAGACAGAGAACAATGTAGTGCGCAGCCTGTTCTGGACAGACTCCTTGTGTAAGATGAATTATGATCTATATGGAGATTTCGTGTCTTTTGACACGACATTCTCTACGAATATATATGGCTTGCCATTTGCACCAATTATAGGTGTCGACAACCATGGGTCGACCGTCCTGTTTGGAGTAGGTCTTTTGAAGGATGAGAAAATAGGGTCATTCAAGTGGCTCCTAAGCATGTTTGTCGAGGCAATGGGAGGTAAAGAGCCGAAATACATAATAACAGACCAGGACCAGGCGATGAAGACTGCAATAGAGGAAGCTCTTCCGAGAACGAGGCACAAGTTCTGCTGGTGGCATATTAGGAACAACCAGAAGGAAAATAATGCAGCAGTGTTTGCGCAACACCCAGGGATGTCTGATGATTTATTTCGAATCGTCAAAAACTCACTAGATCAAGACGAGTTTGATCGTGCCTGGAAAGAAGCCATTTCTATGCACAAGGTGGAAGGCAACAAACACCTGAACATGCTATGGGAACTCCGAAATTTTTGCGTGCCGGCCTACTTCAAGGACTGCTTCTATCCTTTCTCGTCAACAACCACTCGCAGTGAGAGCACGAATTCAATGTGGAAGAATTACGTCGACCACAAGGACACTATAAAAAGGTTTGTTGATGCGTATCACATGATTCAGCAAAATTGCCTCGCCACTCTTGACAAGAAAAGACACCGAACAGAAGAGAAGGCACCATCACTAGAGACGGGTTTTCCGATTGAAAGACAAGCAAGTCAAGTATACACAAATGAAATTTTTAGGAAATTCCAGATGGAGCTATGGAACCGGACTTACTTCAAGTGCTCTGACCTGGCAAAGGGGAGGGCGTATTTTTTTAAAAAGATTACTGAGCCTGGAGAAAAAGTGTGGAAACCATATCCGGGCGAGGAATTTGACAAGTCTGAGTTCAGGGTAGATGTGGATGAGCAAAAAGAAATATACAGTTGCAGCTGCAAGAAAATGAGTAGGGATGGCATTCAGTGCTGCCATGTGCTTAAGGTGATGGACCAAACAGGCATGATCAATCAACTTCCAAAATCCTTTGTCATCCCCAGATGGACCAGGAATCTATCAGAGAGTCTGAAAGTTCTGTCTACAAGTCAAGGTGATAGCATGACCGCACAAGACGATGAAACTATGAGATTCTTCCTCGCTTACGCTGAGTTGTCGGATATCCGTTCAAATGCTTGCAGAAAAGAGAAGGCATACAGTGTGCTTCGTGAGTGTATggtagatatgaaaataaaagtcATGGCGGCACTTGCCGAGGAACCAGACACATGCATTCTTGccaaaactctcaagaaccctcCCATGAGTGGCTCAAAGGGCACGAAAAAAGGAGATCAAATCAAAGCTGGTTCTGAGAAGAAAGGAAAAGGCAACAAAGCTGCATCCAAGTGCGGTCGTTGTAGAGTAAAGGGTCATAGGAAAACAAACTGCCTGGATAACCCAGAAGTCCAGGAGAGGATGTGGATTGAAGAGGAGAAGAGGAAATCGCAGGAGGAGAAGAGGGCAAGGTCAATGAAATGGCCGACAACACCGACAACACCATCGAGGACATCAAACGGCTCAGGACAATGCACTCCAAGCCCAGGAGGAAGACGTCATACGCCAGCAACTCCAACGACCCCACTGACAGCAGGGAGCATTCACCAAAGTCTTGCATCTATGCCAGAATCGAACATCACACAAGCCAGGCACACAGAATGCGTGCAGGGAAGCCCGGGACAAGGCACGGAATCTGCACAgtccattttcagaaaggaaaggTCTGAGTGGAGACTTTTTGGTACGGGAGAACTGTACGAATAG
- the LOC141040674 gene encoding uncharacterized protein — protein MDYLNRRSMASEMKEADNFSVTSELCGGIRIGFPLESQNMPRLSPPMLDGERSGTHLWTAPQMFRSASSSQDNRDGRSLNDISKDYGRQKGGRKKLLENEKKIKDADAAKHAHAMRAGIIGVKSEIQVLGKRPNQEHGVQQTPAKRSILSSRDSTKQIVQVYEQGSKYRGSPRIDENIRQGPLKGSPVAFNTRGPSKGSPMAFRIVSEITNARRLSPSFAGQERHGKTKDLAEGITDEAKKYHSSPSISKETQRSQQQVSYSASTDCMVEAAQSLGCMSAGETGSSIAQCNSGEADSFMDLTVPCRNDAAACDKQQSSSSSAVSGPVVGDETDVVRSECDQTNEDTVDRIIMAPPTIVEKEMDDMFKEGIYPTIQEVTEAVEPEGGMVFGSLDECIFFF, from the exons ATGGATTACCTGAACAGGAGATCCATGGCGAGTGAGATGAAGGAGGCCGATAATTTTTCGGTGACGAGCGAACTCTGCGGAGGGATCAGGATTGGCTTTCCTTTGGAGAGCCAGAATATGCCTCGCCTGTCGCCACCGATGCTAGATGGAGAGAGATCTGGAACTCATCTGTGGACGGCCCCACAA ATGTTCAGGAGTGCGTCATCTAGTCAGGACAACAGGGACGGTCGGTCTTTGAACGACATCAGCAAGGATTATGGGAGGCAG AAAGGTGGAAGAAAAAAATTACTAGAAAACGAGAAGAAGATCAAGGATGCAGATGCTGCCAAACACGCACATGCCATGCGGGCTGGAATAATTGGAGTCAAGAGTGAGATACAAGTTCTTGGCAAACGTCCCAACCAGGAGCATGGTGTGCAACAGACACCTGCGAAGAGGAGCATTCTAAGCAGCAGAGACTCCACTAAGCAGATTGTGCAG GTGTACGAACAAGGAAGCAAGTATCGTGGTAGTCCACGGATCGATGAAAACATAAGGCAAGGTCCTTTGAAAGGATCACCTGTGGCGTTCAACACGAGGGGTCCTTCCAAAGGATCTCCGATGGCATTCAGAATCGTCAGCGAAATCACCAATGCACGGAGGTTGTCGCCAAGTTTTGCTGGACAAGAGAGGCATGGGAAAACAAAG GATTTGGCGGAGGGGATAACAGATGAGGCAAAGAAATATCATAGTTCTCCATCCATTTCGAAGGAAACGCAACGTTCACAGCAGCAAGTATCGTACAGCGCTAGCACGGATTGCATGGTAGAAGCAGCACAATCCCTTGGTTGCATGAGTGCCGGAGAAACAGGTAGCAGCATTGCACAATGCAACAGTGGAGAGGCAGACTCATTTATGGATTTGACCGTGCCATGCAGAAACGACGCTGCTGCGTGTGACAAACAACAGAGCAGCAGCAGCTCTGCTGTAAGTGGACCTGTGGTTGGCGATGAAACTGATGTCGTCAGAAGTGAATGCGATCAGACGAACGAAGACACGGTAGACAGAATCATAATGGCGCCGCCGACCATTGTAGAGAAAGAAATGGACGACATGTTTAAAGAAGGCATATACCCAACGATTCAGGAGGTCACCGAAGCGGTCGAACCAGAAGGTGGTATGGTATTCGGATCTTTGGATGAGTGCATTTTCTTTTTCTAA